From the genome of Vigna angularis cultivar LongXiaoDou No.4 chromosome 11, ASM1680809v1, whole genome shotgun sequence, one region includes:
- the LOC108332683 gene encoding histone-lysine N-methyltransferase, H3 lysine-9 specific SUVH3-like, with translation MEGGTRQNSVPLHGSIHKSRILDVKPLKSLIPIFSMSSQAPPPGQYPSGFPPFFPFCEPQQTPTVTPKGVYIPIPIRVYRSPPGPGDSSSTMEGFSDQRTSGKKKHGSPKSSSAKSSLDKPKKTQEPPVDLGVLVGITPAQKDVSREVVNFVLMAFDALRRRLCQLEEAKELSLGRSSVQI, from the coding sequence ATGGAAGGAGGGACAAGGCAGAACTCAGTTCCTCTTCATGGTTCCATTCATAAGTCTAGGATTCTGGATGTTAAACCTCTGAAAAGTTTGATTCCTATTTTCTCTATGTCTTCTCAAGCTCCACCTCCTGGCCAGTATCCTTCTGGGTTTCCACCATTTTTCCCCTTTTGTGAACCTCAGCAAACTCCAACGGTGACCCCAAAGGGTGTTTACATACCTATTCCAATAAGGGTATATAGGAGTCCACCAGGGCCAGGAGACTCCAGTTCAACAATGGAGGGGTTCAGTGATCAACGTACTTCTGGGAAGAAAAAACATGGATCACCAAAGTCGAGCAGTGCCAAATCATCCTTAGATAAGCCTAAGAAAACTCAAGAGCCCCCTGTTGATTTAGGTGTTTTAGTTGGTATTACCCCTGCTCAAAAAGATGTTAGCCGCGAAGTGGTTAATTTTGTGCTCATGGCGTTTGATGCTCTTAGAAGAAGgctctgccaacttgaagaggcCAAGGAATTGAGCTTGGGTCGATCAAGCGTGCAGATTTGA
- the LOC108332416 gene encoding nuclear intron maturase 3, mitochondrial, with protein MCSCLSVSSMVALLRIRRIIVTCINAHGFPFSPHSSPKSKLFSTLPLQLQSLEWEPLTKSQLKTLVLNQYAHGSFTNLIKNVVASPLVLFTACQNLAAAPLRPASIQGHFSIETTSRELRENRFNVEACCVTLSPSSKTASSLPLVLPNLKLKAVVEAIRMVLEIVYDERFVTFCYGGRVGMGRHTAIRYLKNSVENPSWWFTVRFKPHGFEHFHVEKLCSVIERKVKDVVFIDLIKRLFQCKALVIELGGDWLGRGLPQECGLCSILMNVYFDGFDKDIQEMRLRENRENRELDPKMIGSGLDSDVFYKPVKVYAVRYLDEILVATSGSKMLAMELRTAVVKSLELGLGLRVDKVNTAIHSAGSEKIVFLGMELQAVRPSVLRPPMSEKAIRARKKYLRQKEVRALELRNARARNRRNLGLKIFSHVYKKIKQSDGFKFDFSIESEVRDIFRSWADEVVQEFLGNIDECQEWHRSLSTGDFLKLRHIRNQLPPELVDAYDNFQEQVDKHLNPTKARKAIEEEERRVKEEEEQSYSKGTVEDLTSLCMKVEAPEILIRKAVKLVGFTNHMGRPRPIEFLVALEDTDIIKWYAGIARRWLDYFCCCHNFKMVKTVVSYHLRFSCILTLAEKHESTKREVIKHFSKDLKVYDMNGNYEVHFPTEREVKMMGDRNLSDPKPVDGALSLAVVRLASDEPPSQCIAHFCDKTTTILYRVYLLHNRLNVNSSEKEKWVQGMGVIHESLNRKCLPLCTDHVNDLYMGRITLQDIDFPYCVDVD; from the coding sequence ATGTGTTCCTGTCTCTCGGTGTCTTCCATGGTGGCACTGTTGCGCATAAGAAGAATCATCGTCACCTGCATCAACGCGCATGGCTTTCCGTTCTCTCCTCACTCTTCTCCAAAATCCAAACTTTTCTCAACATTGCCGCTCCAACTCCAATCCTTAGAGTGGGAACCTCTCACCAAATCCCAACTCAAGACCCTCGTTCTCAACCAGTACGCCCATGGAAGCTTCACCAACCTCATCAAAAACGTCGTCGCTTCACCCCTCGTCCTCTTCACCGCATGCCAAAATCTCGCAGCCGCTCCCTTACGCCCGGCCTCGATCCAGGGCCATTTCAGCATCGAGACCACGTCCCGGGAGCTCCGCGAAAACCGTTTCAACGTGGAAGCATGTTGCGTCACACTATCGCCCTCCAGTAAAACTGCTTCTTCTTTGCCTTTGGTTTTACCCAATTTGAAGCTCAAAGCTGTGGTTGAGGCCATTCGGATGGTGTTGGAAATCGTGTACGACGAACGCTTCGTCACATTTTGCTACGGTGGCCGCGTCGGAATGGGACGACACACTGCCATAAGGTACTTGAAAAACTCCGTCGAGAACCCTAGTTGGTGGTTCACCGTGAGGTTCAAGCCTCACGGGTTTGAACATTTCCATGTGGAGAAGCTGTGTTCTGTTATTGAACGCAAAGTGAAGGATGTCGTTTTCATTGATTTGATAAAGAGGTTGTTTCAATGCAAAGCTTTGGTGATTGAATTGGGTGGGGATTGGCTGGGAAGAGGGCTTCCTCAGGAATGTGGTTTGTGTTCTATTTTGATGAATGTTTACTTTGATGGCTTTGATAAAGACATTCAAGAGATGCGACTGCGGGAGAATCGAGAGAATCGGGAATTGGATCCGAAGATGATTGGTTCAGGTTTGGATTCTGATGTGTTTTACAAGCCTGTGAAGGTGTATGCGGTGAGGTACTTGGATGAGATACTTGTTGCCACATCAGGGTCGAAGATGTTGGCCATGGAGTTGAGGACGGCAGTTGTCAAGAGTTTGGAACTTGGTTTGGGTTTACGTGTTGATAAGGTGAATACTGCAATTCATAGCGCTGGGTCGGAGAAGATTGTGTTTCTTGGGATGGAGTTGCAAGCTGTTAGGCCTTCAGTTTTACGCCCACCTATGTCTGAGAAAGCAATCAGAGCACGAAAGAAGTACCTCAGGCAGAAAGAAGTTAGGGCTCTTGAATTGAGAAATGCCAGGGCTAGGAATCGAAGGAATTTGGGTTTAAAGATATTTAGTCATGTTTATAAAAAGATCAAGCAGAGTGATggatttaaatttgattttagtaTTGAAAGCGAGGTCCGAGATATTTTTAGATCTTGGGCTGATGAAGTAGTGCAGGAGTTCTTGGGGAATATAGACGAGTGTCAAGAATGGCATCGAAGTCTATCTACTGGTGATTTTCTTAAGTTGAGACACATCAGAAATCAATTGCCACCTGAACTTGTTGATGCTTACGATAACTTTCAGGAGCAGGTTGATAAACATTTGAATCCTACAAAAGCTAGGAAGGCGATTGAGGAAGAGGAAAGAAgagtaaaggaagaagaagaacaaagtTATTCCAAAGGAACAGTTGAGGATTTGACAAGCCTCTGTATGAAAGTTGAGGCACCAGAGATACTCATAAGAAAGGCTGTGAAGTTGGTTGGGTTTACAAATCATATGGGTAGACCAAGGCCAATTGAATTTCTGGTTGCACTTGAAGATACTGATATTATCAAGTGGTATGCTGGCATAGCAAGAAGGTGGCTCGATTATTTCTGCTGCTGCCACAACTTCAAGATGGTCAAAACTGTTGTATCTTATCATTTGAGGTTCTCTTGTATCTTGACTTTAGCAGAGAAGCATGAATCCACCAAGCGTGAAGTGATAAAACATTTTAGCAAAGATTTGAAGGTCTATGATATGAATGGAAATTATGAAGTGCATTTTCCAACAGAAAGAGAGGTTAAGATGATGGGAGATAGAAATCTTTCTGATCCAAAACCAGTCGATGGGGCTTTATCTTTGGCTGTAGTAAGATTGGCATCCGATGAGCCTCCATCACAATGCATTGCCCATTTCTGTGACAAGACAACCACAATCTTATATCGGGTCTACTTGCTGCACAACAGATTGAATGTGAACTCatcagagaaagaaaaatgggtGCAAGGGATGGGTGTAATTCATGAAAGCCTAAACCGTAAGTGCCTCCCTCTCTGCACCGATCATGTAAATGATTTGTACATGGGGAGAATCACACTTCAAGATATTGACTTTCCTTATTGTGTGGATGTGGACTGA
- the LOC108333184 gene encoding uncharacterized protein LOC108333184, producing MESVKKKKMKRGDMVWVRFPFCPRKWLPALVLSSDNLGLNVTCSFSYTKKDTVFPSSYVSHSEILPFEEAFPFIAKRDEVDLPLLHSALRFFGRRIISGLRCRCLTGLDGPDCSSGFDPTEVLGFVLDAAVSPSVELPSFARAVRVVAQVHAYRSCCSLKHKKLYKETKIAGDKLKLIPSSILGQKRHLVTQESVALESLVKCQIVSKNQQSKKVLGAMKRLISTVPVWEVKSAQLFFNRHPIISESFIDCPSLEPLYMLLERLKSSRQSLLGFKKISDRGLVDISFENIDTMSKTHILVPSNFMIHLRNYIDEREDNGQELCWRLPDKDIIVYLNRKRRRLDKSASCHVLPQTSGVQESERDAYILKHTRPRISDIKMPEPEGSIQKGIQASTYVCETNVNFTDKARKVDSTRSQNCESLSNLAFDFHSDNCEVDAGAAKGKGILGSDSSLYQESLQMSCNSVTTTPSSEKSEGTELFSEGCLVEGKDRFQGVASSKFNSKAGQLSRTHVPSCCKSLHMKFPKNFNLPSKEELLKKFSVVGSVDSSKTRVFFYCGSAEVCFLQEGVAVAAYKYAKRKALFGTAKVQFWLDPFEPKRRGFQRSAHVPLLKSCLKKSNTLRKESRKKERRVRFECCAHVPPLASKQTGPPLKSCLKNSSTLGKDSRKKQRRVRFTIVT from the exons ATGGAGAgtgtgaagaagaagaagatgaagagagGAGACATGGTGTGGGTCAGATTCCCCTTCTGCCCTCGCAAATGGCTTCCCGCGTTGGTTCTTTCTTCCGACAACCTTGGCCTCAATGTCACCTGTTCCTTCTCCTACACCAAAAAAGACACCGTTTTCCCCTCCTCCTACGTCTCCCACTCCGAGATTCTCCCCTTCGAGGAAGCGTTCCCCTTTATCGCTAAGCGCGACGAAGTTGATTTGCCGCTGCTTCATTCCGCGCTACGCTTCTTCGGCCGGAGAATCATTTCCGGGCTGCGTTGTCGGTGTCTGACGGGCCTTGATGGGCCGGACTGTTCTTCCGGGTTTGATCCGACTGAGGTTTTGGGCTTTGTTTTGGACGCCGCCGTTTCGCCGTCGGTCGAACTCCCATCTTTCGCACGTGCTGTTAGAGTCGTTGCTCAGGTTCACGCTTATCGGAGCTGTTGTTCTTTAAAGCACAAGAAACTTTACAAAGAAACTAAAATCGCAG GTGATAAATTGAAGCTGATTCCAAGTTCAATTTTGGGTCAGAAGAGGCATTTAGTTACTCAAGAATCTGTTGCTTTGGAATCCCTGGTAAAATGTCAGATCGTATCCAAAAACCAACAGTCAAAGAAAGTTCTTGGTGCTATGAAGAGATTGATCTCAACGGTTCCAGTTTGGGAAGTAAAGTCTGCACAGTTGTTTTTTAATAGACATCCGATTATTTCAGAGAGTTTTATAGACTGTCCTTCTTTAGAGCCACTTTACATGCTGCTAGAAAGACTAAAATCTTCAAGGCAGAGCCTTCTGGGATTCAAAAAGATATCAGACCGGGGCTTAGTTGATATCTCCTTTGAAAACATTGATACTATGAGTAAAACTCACATCTTAGTTCCTTCCAATTTTATGATTCATTTGAGAAACTATATTGATGAAAGAGAAGACAATGGCCAGGAGCTTTGCTGGAGATTGCCTGACAAAGACATCATTGTATACCTTAACAGGAAAAGAAGGCGACTAGATAAATCAGCTTCATGTCATGTTTTGCCTCAAACTAGTGGAGTTCAAGAAAGTGAAAGGGATGCATACATTCTAAAACATACCAGACCACGGATCTCAGACATTAAGATGCCTGAACCAGAAGGAAGTATCCAGAAAGGCATTCAGGCCTCAACGTACGTTTGTGAAACAAATGTGAACTTCACTGACAAGGCTCGGAAAGTGGATTCTACAAGAAGTCAAAACTGTGAATCATTGTCTAACTTGGCGTTTGACTTCCATTCTGATAATTGTGAGGTTGATGCTGGTGCAGCAAAAGGTAAAGGTATTCTAGGATCTGACTCATCTCTTTACCAAGAAAGTCTGCAAATGAGTTGCAATAGTGTTACAACGACTCCCAGTTCAGAAAAGTCTGAAGGAACGGAATTATTTTCTGAGGGTTGTTTGGTAGAGGGTAAGGATCGCTTCCAAGGTGTTGCTTCTTCGAAATTCAATTCAAAAGCTGGACAGTTATCAAGAACGCATGTCCCCTCTTGTTGTAAATCCCTTCACATGAAGTTCCCCAAGAATTTCAACCTTCCATCCAAGGAAGAGTTACTAAAAAAGTTTAGTGTAGTTGGTTCGGTAGATTCCTCTAAAACGAGAGTCTTTTTCTACTGTGGCTCGGCTGAGGTGTGCTTTTTACAAGAAGGTGTTGCAGTTGCTGCATATAAATATGCCAAAAGGAAGGCCTTGTTTGGTACGGCTAAAGTCCAGTTTTGGCTTGACCCTTTTGAGCCCAAAAGAAGAGGGTTCCAGCGTTCTGCTCACGTGCCCTTACTGAAATCATGTCTGAAAAAATCCAATACATTGAGAAAGGAAAGCCGAAAGAAAGAACGCAGAGTAAGATTTGAGTGTTGTGCTCATGTGCCCCCATTAGCTAGTAAACAAACAGGACCACCACTGAAATCATGTCTGAAAAATTCCAGTACCTTAGGCAAGGATAGCAGAAAGAAACAACGCAGAGTAAGATTCACAATAGTTACTTAG
- the LOC128194731 gene encoding uncharacterized protein LOC128194731 isoform X1 produces MVKTRGGYHGEASSSHSEPSDERRRPTASARRRRVEEYRADVIHEHDNEEQEELLQHGHSQDDYVEEEDIQQQHDCNQQEHEGEGEDEDEDQAEDDGFPGGPHDTSLLTHYTQHVAFAIWQGRDRRGIKVVTHDKKLKHFGMAKNNIKQ; encoded by the exons ATGGTTAAAACTAGAGGTGGATATCATGGTGAGGCTTCATCCTCTCATAGTGAGCCATCAGATGAAAGAAGACGACCTACGGCATCTGCTCGTAGAAGACGAGTAGAAGAATATCGCGCGGACGTTATTCATGAGCATGATAATGAGGAGCAGGAAGAGTTATTACAGCATGGACATAGTCAGGATGATTACGTTGAAGAGGAGGATATTCAGCAGCAGCATGACTGTAATCAACAAGAACATGAAGGTGaaggtgaagatgaagatgaagaccaAGCTGAAGATGATGGATTCCCAGGAGGTCCACATGACACCTCCTTACTTACTCACTATACCCAGCATGTTGCATTTGCCATATGGCAAGGCCGG GATCGAAGGGGGATAAAGGTTGTCACCCATGACAAAAAATTGAAGCATTTTGGAATGgcaaaaaataacataaaacaataa